Proteins encoded within one genomic window of Bacteroidia bacterium:
- a CDS encoding UDP-GlcNAc--UDP-phosphate GlcNAc-1-phosphate transferase, producing the protein MGDGRNMWVNVLISAIILAGAIAVYFRIVRALKMTDTPNPRSSHQLPTIRGGGIIFPIALLLFIFFDSGQWLLWTTGVFLAALVSFWDDWREVPAKWRLVVYFIAAALLIAEFDLWQQSVPYSLLLLILFTGIINAYNFMDGINGITGAYSLLWLLSIFVLHWHLDTGFPDLFFYIMSVSLVIFILLNFRKRALCFAGDVGSISIALILLFPTFWLIHTTGSWIFLLLLAVYGIDSVLTIFYRLIKGENIFRAHRHHIYQNLANEWNWEHLPIALLYTGIQLLINILMLQFLAASATAQIIFGATLLLLLSVSYYLLKRSTLSRFGSKNY; encoded by the coding sequence TGATGGAAGAAATATGTGGGTGAACGTCTTGATCTCCGCTATTATCCTGGCAGGAGCCATCGCGGTATATTTCCGCATTGTCCGCGCCCTGAAGATGACAGATACGCCCAATCCCAGGAGTTCCCACCAGTTGCCCACGATTCGCGGTGGCGGGATCATTTTCCCCATTGCGCTGCTGCTGTTTATCTTCTTTGACAGCGGTCAGTGGCTGCTTTGGACAACGGGCGTATTCCTGGCTGCGCTGGTCAGCTTTTGGGATGACTGGCGGGAAGTACCGGCCAAATGGCGCCTGGTGGTGTATTTCATCGCTGCTGCCTTACTGATCGCGGAATTTGATCTGTGGCAGCAGTCTGTTCCATATAGCCTTTTATTGCTCATATTATTTACAGGGATCATTAATGCCTATAATTTTATGGATGGCATTAATGGGATAACGGGAGCCTATAGCCTATTATGGCTGCTGAGTATTTTCGTTTTGCATTGGCATCTTGATACGGGTTTCCCGGATCTGTTTTTCTATATAATGAGTGTATCATTAGTTATTTTTATCCTGCTTAATTTCCGGAAACGGGCGCTGTGCTTTGCAGGTGATGTAGGTTCCATCTCCATTGCGCTCATCCTGCTTTTCCCCACGTTCTGGCTGATCCATACAACGGGATCCTGGATTTTTCTGCTTTTGCTGGCGGTATATGGCATTGATTCAGTGCTCACAATTTTTTATCGTCTTATTAAAGGGGAAAACATCTTCCGGGCGCACCGCCATCACATTTATCAAAATCTGGCTAACGAATGGAACTGGGAGCATTTGCCCATTGCGCTGCTTTACACCGGCATTCAGTTGCTGATTAATATTCTTATGCTTCAGTTCCTTGCAGCCTCTGCAACCGCTCAAATCATCTTTGGAGCCACACTACTTCTCCTGTTATCCGTTAGTTATTACCTTTTAAAACGATCTACCTTATCCCGGTTCGGATCCAAAAACTATTAA
- a CDS encoding Gfo/Idh/MocA family oxidoreductase, giving the protein MSEKIKFSVIGFGHIGKRHAKMIAENPETELVSVVDPGEDKREDFRVLGYNASFYTDHKEFLAEDNKQTEVIVICTPNGLHVPIALDVLEKRYHVVIEKPMGLTKAGCEQVIFKSLQVSRHVFVVKQNRYSPPSRWLKKMMEEQKIGDVNMVQINCYWNRDDRYYNKDGWKGTLNLDGGTLFTQFSHFIDIMYWVFGDIKNVHAHFSNFNHSESTEFEDSGVVQFDFVNGGMGCINFSTACWDQNMESSITVIGSKGSLKIGGQYMNEIEYCHVDGYEMEELEEISPPNDYGPYKGSAANHHFVIQNVVDTLRDRSTITANALEGLKVVEIIERIYQSRNLANLNSTAVPRPKHYELT; this is encoded by the coding sequence ATGAGTGAAAAGATAAAGTTCTCTGTCATCGGATTTGGCCATATCGGGAAGCGACACGCAAAAATGATCGCTGAAAATCCGGAGACTGAGTTGGTAAGTGTGGTGGATCCGGGTGAGGATAAGCGGGAGGATTTTCGTGTGCTTGGGTATAATGCAAGCTTTTATACAGATCACAAGGAATTTCTTGCGGAGGATAATAAGCAGACCGAAGTAATTGTGATCTGCACGCCAAACGGCCTGCATGTTCCAATCGCCCTGGATGTACTGGAAAAGCGATACCATGTGGTTATAGAAAAGCCGATGGGGCTTACCAAAGCAGGATGTGAGCAGGTCATCTTCAAGTCTCTTCAGGTGTCGCGCCATGTTTTTGTGGTGAAGCAGAACCGCTACAGCCCGCCTTCACGCTGGTTGAAGAAGATGATGGAGGAGCAGAAAATCGGAGATGTGAACATGGTGCAGATCAATTGCTACTGGAACCGTGATGATCGCTACTACAATAAAGACGGATGGAAAGGAACGCTGAACCTGGACGGAGGAACACTCTTTACGCAGTTCAGCCACTTTATTGACATCATGTACTGGGTGTTTGGCGACATTAAGAATGTACACGCTCACTTCTCTAATTTTAACCACAGCGAATCCACTGAATTTGAGGACTCAGGCGTAGTGCAGTTCGACTTCGTAAATGGCGGAATGGGATGTATCAATTTTTCCACCGCTTGCTGGGACCAGAACATGGAGAGCAGCATCACTGTGATCGGTTCTAAAGGCAGCCTCAAAATAGGAGGCCAGTACATGAACGAGATCGAATACTGCCACGTGGATGGCTATGAAATGGAAGAGCTTGAAGAGATAAGTCCGCCAAATGACTACGGACCGTACAAGGGCAGCGCAGCCAATCACCACTTTGTGATCCAGAACGTGGTGGATACGCTGAGAGACCGCAGCACAATAACCGCTAATGCGCTGGAAGGGCTGAAGGTGGTGGAGATCATCGAACGAATATACCAAAGCCGGAATCTGGCAAATCTGAATTCAACTGCCGTTCCCCGGCCAAAGCATTATGAACTTACCTGA
- a CDS encoding DapH/DapD/GlmU-related protein, producing MNLPESVYIHPTAVVDEGCIIGEDTKVWHFCHIMPKAIIGSRCSLGQNVFVANKVVLGNDVKVQNNVSIYEGVICEDNTFLGPSMVFTNVINPRSGVERKDQYRQTVVKKGASIGANATIICGNQIGRYAFIGAGTVITREVPDFALMVGNPGRQVGWMSESGAKLNFDEKGNATCPESGEKYQLHEGKVIKG from the coding sequence ATGAACTTACCTGAGAGCGTGTATATCCATCCCACGGCTGTAGTGGATGAAGGATGTATAATAGGAGAGGACACTAAGGTCTGGCATTTTTGTCACATCATGCCCAAAGCCATTATCGGCAGCCGGTGCAGCCTGGGGCAGAATGTTTTTGTAGCCAATAAGGTAGTGCTCGGAAATGATGTAAAAGTGCAAAACAACGTCTCAATTTATGAGGGCGTGATCTGCGAAGACAATACATTCCTGGGGCCGAGCATGGTTTTCACCAATGTCATTAATCCGCGAAGTGGAGTAGAACGCAAGGACCAGTACCGCCAGACGGTAGTGAAGAAAGGAGCTTCCATCGGAGCCAATGCTACCATTATCTGTGGAAATCAAATTGGTCGATATGCCTTTATCGGGGCTGGAACAGTGATAACCCGGGAAGTTCCCGATTTTGCACTGATGGTGGGCAATCCCGGCAGGCAGGTAGGCTGGATGAGTGAATCAGGCGCAAAACTCAATTTCGATGAGAAAGGAAATGCCACCTGTCCCGAATCAGGAGAGAAATATCAGTTGCATGAAGGAAAGGTTATCAAAGGATAA